A window of the Leptolyngbya subtilissima AS-A7 genome harbors these coding sequences:
- a CDS encoding REP-associated tyrosine transposase: MPNYRRLYRSGGSYFFTHVTYQRHPWLCTELGRQALREAIIAVRRKHPFAIDAFVLLPDHFHCILTLPEIDADYAKRWRLIKLMVTKACAKDLALPLGKSASGERRGEGNLWQRRYWEHAIRNERDFVNHCEYIHFNPVKHGLVKSPRDWAYSSVHRYLRE; encoded by the coding sequence ATGCCCAATTACCGACGCCTATACCGATCTGGCGGTAGCTATTTTTTTACTCACGTTACCTATCAGCGCCACCCCTGGCTTTGCACTGAGCTTGGCCGACAAGCCCTGCGAGAAGCCATCATTGCCGTACGCCGAAAACACCCCTTCGCGATCGACGCCTTTGTGCTGTTGCCTGATCATTTTCACTGCATTTTGACGCTGCCAGAAATCGATGCCGACTATGCCAAACGCTGGCGCTTGATCAAGCTCATGGTGACGAAAGCCTGCGCCAAGGATCTGGCGCTGCCATTGGGGAAAAGCGCATCGGGGGAACGTCGGGGGGAGGGGAATTTATGGCAGCGGCGCTATTGGGAGCATGCTATTCGGAATGAGCGAGATTTCGTGAACCATTGTGAGTACATTCATTTCAACCCTGTGAAGCATGGGTTGGTGAAGAGCCCGAGGGATTGGGCGTATTCGAGTGTGCATCGATATTTGCGGGAATAG
- a CDS encoding tetratricopeptide repeat protein, whose product MVSPDKSQEVLKDLSAGRDISIGDVSVEMKSYIGPQEIIVSGVGESPPNFEATWVNREAVQVELRNRLTRDPVTEIVAVGGFGKSWLAAWAYAELATDFDKRLWVNFRRELWQAYGFDRFARWILQEIGFPQKDPAAKEDLLLRELTYRLNDQNRPVKTLVVMDNVESLRQSTDWPWFEQFLQTWARQGQCSRLLVTTRPASITSMSFELSGLSLTEGTAFLQREGLTGDCIAELVELADGHPLLLNLAAAWVRQTPGAKVDDSAVTFFSQLFEPYRRDATSLAEAKVELIFEQVFEALPEPWKDMLLRVSVYRLPFDLAMAQAMEETVTLEDLQGLVAQALLVKEDQRFTLHALIAELVQDWVSDTVKKEAHEQAIAYYQAHYRSWDGAIASCQEELEAFYHAVELGQYGWAYKVLDRCADLLQRAGYWRDLVPICQMLTQHWQPESEKETQDLGWVWNQLAGLHLNLGDYQLAVEIYQRAKVLFTSIAYRDGEAAVLGNLGNAYRSLGQYQQAIKFHQQHHDIARETGNRGSEAASLSNLGAVYQFLGQYQRAIEFLQQSLVIAREIGARGSEAASLCNLGVAYRSLRQYQQAIEFLQQSLVIAREIGDRCGEAKSLGNLGNAYQSLGQYQQAIEFFQQSLVIAREIGDRDSEAASIGNLGSAYQSLGQYQRAIEFHQQQHDIAREIDDRGGKAKSLSNLGVAYQFLGQYQQAIKFYQQALKIKREIGDRGSEASSHWSLANAYQQRGRLKLAMEHRRQAYRAWHDMQLPLAAAPFPNWTKNIIQNLSDDWAEQQIANEKRMEWLFLPLGYFLFILRTAFSPLIWLQKRLKVHPLMFWFALGVALVLLVAWLR is encoded by the coding sequence ATGGTGAGCCCCGACAAGTCTCAAGAAGTTCTTAAGGATTTAAGTGCGGGTCGAGATATCTCCATAGGGGATGTCTCGGTTGAGATGAAGTCGTACATCGGTCCCCAGGAAATTATTGTGTCTGGGGTAGGAGAGTCGCCGCCAAATTTTGAAGCGACCTGGGTAAATCGCGAGGCCGTGCAGGTTGAGTTGCGGAATCGCCTGACCCGCGACCCAGTGACCGAAATCGTGGCGGTGGGGGGCTTTGGCAAATCTTGGCTGGCAGCCTGGGCCTATGCTGAATTAGCAACAGACTTTGACAAGCGGTTGTGGGTCAACTTTCGACGAGAGCTGTGGCAAGCTTACGGATTCGATCGTTTTGCCCGCTGGATCTTGCAAGAAATTGGCTTCCCGCAAAAAGACCCTGCTGCAAAAGAAGATCTGCTGCTGCGGGAGTTAACCTACCGGCTCAACGACCAAAACCGCCCGGTCAAAACCCTGGTGGTAATGGACAATGTGGAATCTTTGCGGCAGTCTACCGATTGGCCCTGGTTTGAGCAATTTCTGCAAACTTGGGCGAGGCAGGGACAATGCAGTCGCTTGTTGGTGACGACGCGACCAGCATCTATCACATCGATGTCCTTTGAGCTAAGTGGGCTGTCGTTGACTGAAGGCACAGCTTTTTTACAGCGAGAAGGGTTAACCGGAGATTGCATTGCTGAGCTGGTTGAGCTGGCCGATGGGCATCCCCTATTGCTTAACCTGGCGGCGGCCTGGGTGCGACAAACTCCAGGAGCCAAGGTGGATGACTCAGCCGTGACCTTCTTTAGCCAACTGTTTGAGCCGTACCGGAGAGACGCTACCAGTCTGGCTGAAGCTAAGGTAGAGCTAATTTTTGAACAGGTGTTTGAGGCATTGCCCGAACCCTGGAAAGACATGTTGTTGCGGGTATCGGTCTATCGGCTACCGTTTGACCTAGCCATGGCCCAGGCGATGGAAGAAACGGTAACGTTAGAAGACTTACAGGGTTTGGTAGCTCAGGCGCTTTTAGTGAAGGAAGATCAGCGCTTTACCCTACATGCCCTAATTGCAGAATTAGTACAAGATTGGGTTTCGGACACAGTAAAAAAAGAGGCTCACGAGCAGGCTATTGCCTACTACCAAGCCCATTACCGATCCTGGGATGGTGCTATTGCCAGTTGTCAAGAAGAATTAGAGGCCTTTTACCATGCCGTTGAACTAGGACAATATGGTTGGGCGTATAAAGTTCTTGATCGCTGTGCTGATTTACTGCAAAGAGCAGGATACTGGCGCGATTTGGTGCCTATTTGCCAGATGCTGACTCAGCATTGGCAACCTGAAAGTGAAAAGGAAACCCAGGATTTGGGTTGGGTATGGAATCAACTCGCTGGTCTGCATCTGAATCTAGGAGATTATCAATTAGCTGTCGAGATCTATCAACGAGCCAAAGTCCTATTTACATCTATTGCCTACAGAGATGGCGAAGCCGCCGTCCTGGGCAATCTGGGCAATGCTTACCGTTCTCTGGGGCAATACCAGCAGGCAATTAAGTTCCACCAGCAGCACCATGACATTGCGCGAGAAACCGGCAATCGTGGTAGCGAAGCCGCATCCCTAAGCAATCTGGGCGCTGTTTACCAGTTTCTGGGGCAATACCAGCGGGCGATTGAGTTCTTGCAACAATCCTTGGTAATTGCGCGAGAAATCGGTGCTCGCGGTAGTGAAGCCGCATCTCTGTGCAATCTGGGTGTTGCCTATCGTTCTCTGAGGCAATACCAGCAGGCGATTGAGTTCTTGCAGCAATCCTTAGTGATTGCGCGAGAAATCGGTGATCGCTGTGGCGAAGCCAAATCCTTAGGTAATTTGGGCAATGCTTACCAGTCTCTGGGGCAATACCAGCAGGCGATTGAGTTCTTCCAACAATCCTTGGTAATTGCGAGAGAAATTGGTGATCGCGATAGCGAAGCTGCATCTATAGGCAATTTGGGCAGTGCCTACCAATCTCTGGGGCAATACCAACGGGCGATTGAGTTCCACCAGCAGCAACATGACATTGCGCGAGAAATTGATGATCGTGGTGGCAAAGCCAAATCCCTGAGCAATTTGGGCGTTGCCTACCAGTTTCTCGGGCAATACCAGCAGGCTATCAAGTTCTATCAGCAGGCATTGAAAATCAAGCGAGAAATTGGCGATCGTGGTAGTGAAGCCAGCTCCCATTGGAGTTTAGCTAATGCTTACCAGCAGCGCGGACGTCTCAAGCTCGCTATGGAGCATCGGCGTCAGGCATATCGCGCCTGGCACGATATGCAGCTACCCCTAGCCGCAGCTCCCTTTCCAAATTGGACGAAAAATATAATTCAGAACCTGAGTGATGACTGGGCAGAACAGCAGATCGCTAATGAAAAAAGGATGGAGTGGTTGTTTCTACCACTGGGCTATTTCCTCTTCATTCTCCGCACAGCGTTTTCACCGCTTATCTGGCTCCAAAAACGTTTGAAGGTACATCCATTGATGTTCTGGTTTGCCTTGGGTGTTGCCCTCGTTCTGCTTGTGGCCTGGCTGCGATAG
- the recN gene encoding DNA repair protein RecN encodes MLTALHIENFALIDHLDLRLEAGLNVLTGETGAGKSIILDAIDAALGGKANQRLVRSGSQKALVEASFDVPKEIHTWLAEQEFPAADGALVLRRELTLGKTLRSRSFLNGSPATRPQLEVLRQKLVEITAQGQTVQLGSPDRQREWLDGFGGAPLVTQRQRVATAYDAAAQAKKRLDTRRKADQQRRDQLDLLRMHRQDLEQAQLDDPQELETLAQEHDRLNHSVDLQQNSYAAYQILYESDAGESACADLLGKAEAILIDMERYDPAITSILGMVSEALTQIEEAGRAINAYGASVEADPDRLEEVEERMRQLKALCRRFSRTLPELVAYRDEVNQALAELSGEGQSIEALEAEVEKTQTALTEACAKLTQLRQGVAQKLETRLVDELKPLAMDRVQFEVELKPITATANGADGIRFLFSPNPGEPLQPLAETASGGEMSRFLLALKACFSQVDPVGTLVFDEIDVGVSGRVAQAIAEKLYQLGRQHQVLCVTHQPMVAALADAHFRVGKQVVEAALAKGAKAGEAERTVVRVLPLSPSDRREELAQLAGGESHQQSLSFAEALLSQADSIREKL; translated from the coding sequence ATGTTAACCGCCCTGCACATCGAGAACTTTGCCCTGATCGATCACCTCGATCTGCGGCTCGAGGCCGGGCTAAACGTGCTCACGGGCGAGACCGGAGCGGGCAAATCGATCATTCTCGACGCCATCGACGCGGCATTGGGGGGCAAGGCCAACCAGCGACTGGTGCGATCGGGCAGCCAAAAGGCTCTAGTAGAAGCCTCCTTTGACGTACCCAAAGAAATCCACACCTGGCTAGCCGAGCAGGAGTTTCCCGCCGCTGACGGTGCCCTAGTGCTGCGGCGAGAGCTGACCCTGGGCAAGACCCTGCGCAGCCGCTCATTTCTCAACGGCAGCCCCGCCACCCGACCCCAGCTCGAAGTGCTGCGGCAAAAGCTGGTCGAAATCACCGCCCAGGGGCAGACCGTGCAGCTCGGCTCCCCCGATCGCCAGCGCGAATGGCTCGACGGCTTTGGCGGTGCCCCCCTCGTCACCCAGCGCCAGCGAGTCGCCACCGCCTACGACGCAGCCGCCCAGGCCAAAAAACGGCTAGACACCCGCCGCAAAGCCGACCAGCAGCGCCGCGACCAGCTCGATCTGCTGCGCATGCACCGCCAAGACCTAGAGCAAGCCCAGCTCGACGACCCCCAAGAACTCGAAACCCTCGCCCAAGAGCACGATCGCCTCAACCACAGCGTTGACCTGCAACAAAACAGCTACGCGGCCTACCAAATTCTCTACGAGAGCGATGCCGGCGAGAGCGCCTGCGCCGACCTGCTGGGCAAAGCCGAAGCCATCTTGATCGACATGGAGCGCTACGACCCAGCCATCACCTCGATTTTGGGCATGGTCAGCGAAGCCCTCACCCAGATCGAAGAAGCTGGGCGCGCCATCAACGCCTACGGAGCCAGCGTCGAAGCCGACCCCGATCGGCTCGAAGAAGTCGAAGAACGTATGCGCCAGCTCAAGGCCCTGTGCCGCCGCTTTAGCCGCACCCTGCCTGAGCTGGTGGCCTATCGCGACGAAGTCAACCAGGCCCTCGCCGAACTCTCAGGCGAAGGCCAATCCATCGAAGCCCTAGAGGCCGAGGTCGAGAAGACCCAGACCGCCTTGACGGAAGCCTGCGCCAAACTGACCCAGCTGCGCCAGGGCGTGGCCCAGAAGCTAGAGACGCGCCTGGTCGACGAACTCAAACCCCTGGCCATGGATCGGGTGCAGTTCGAGGTCGAACTCAAGCCCATTACCGCCACCGCCAACGGGGCCGACGGCATTCGGTTTTTGTTTAGCCCCAACCCAGGCGAGCCCCTGCAACCCCTGGCCGAGACCGCCTCGGGCGGTGAGATGAGCCGCTTTCTGCTGGCGCTGAAGGCTTGCTTTTCGCAAGTAGACCCGGTGGGCACGCTGGTGTTCGACGAGATCGACGTGGGGGTGTCGGGCCGGGTGGCCCAGGCGATCGCCGAAAAGCTCTACCAGCTCGGTCGCCAGCACCAGGTGCTCTGCGTCACCCACCAGCCCATGGTGGCGGCTCTGGCCGATGCCCACTTTCGAGTCGGTAAGCAGGTAGTCGAAGCCGCCCTGGCCAAGGGAGCCAAAGCAGGCGAGGCCGAGCGCACGGTGGTGCGGGTGCTGCCGCTGTCGCCCAGCGATCGCCGCGAAGAGCTGGCCCAGCTAGCCGGGGGCGAGTCGCACCAGCAATCCCTCTCCTTTGCTGAGGCGCTGCTATCTCAGGCCGACAGCATCCGCGAAAAACTGTA